ACGAGGACCGCGCCGTAGACGATGCCCGCCAGGCCATGGGCACGTTCCAGGACCGGTGGGAGAAGGCGACAACCACCGAGCTGGCGCGGGCACTCGACGTCCCCGACACCGCCACCGACGTCATCGCCGGCTACGAGCAGCTCCTGCTCGACCACTCCCCCGATCTCACCCGCTTCCACCGTGGGCTGGTCAGCGCCGCCGGCGGTGACGACACCACGCTGCGGGAGATGATCCCCGCCGACGATCTCGACCCGTGGCTGACCCGGTGGCTCGGGCACTCCCCCGACGCCGGTCGTCTGGGCCGGATCCACCCCGTCTACATCCCGCGCAACCACCTCGTGGAGGAGGCGCTGTCCGCGGCGGTGGACGGGGACCTCGCGCCCTTCGATAAGCTTCTCGACGCCGTCACCCACCCCTTCGACGAGAAGCTCGACCTGGTCCGCTACGCCCACCCGGCACCGGAGGACTTCGGGCCCTACCGCACGTTCTGCGGCACCTAAGGCTCTCCGGGTGGGAGATACCCTGTAGTCATGTCCGCCAACCCTGTCCGTTCCAACTGCGCCCGCCCCCACCGCTGTTCCCTGGACACCCGGTTGGCGGCCATGGCACGCTCCCCGTTGACCAGGGACCTGACCCCGGAACAGCACCGGGCGTTCGACCACCACGTCAGTTCCTGGTCGTGGGGTGTGGACGATCCCATCCAGGTGGCCGGTGAGGAGGTCGACGGCAGTTACCTCCTCGTGGCGGGACGCGCACGGATCACCCGGGACACCGCCGACGGCCGGCAGATCACCGTCGACATCGCCGCCCCCGGGGACATCATCGGCCCCCTGCAGACCCACAGTGCCCGCGCCGCCGACTCGGCGTGGGCGATGGAGACCACCTGCGGACTTTTCCTGCCCGCCGCTGCCCTCGGTTCAGTGGTCACCGACTACCCGGCGGTCGGCCTCGCGATCATCCGTCTCCAGCAGGAGCGTCTCGCCCAGGGACGCAACCGGGAGATCGCCCAGGCCACGGCCACCGTCGAAGAGCGGGTCGCCGCCACCCTCATCCACCTGGACCGCAAGCTCGGTCAGACCCGGCGGGACGGTTCCCGGCTCCTCCAGGTACGGCTCCGCCGGGACGACATCGCCGGCATGTCCGGCACGACGGTCGAGTCCGCCTCCCGGGTCCTGGCCCGAATGAAGAAGTCGGGGGTCATCGACTCCGGCCGGGAGTGGACGGCGATCACCGACCACGACGCCCTCGAGACCCTGGTGCCGCGGTCCTGATCCCGTCGGCCACCGAATCCGGCGATCTTTGATCCGGGTCAAGGAACCCGACCCGCGCGGTTCCTAACGTCAGAGGTGTCAGAAGATCCACCCCGACTCCCACGACAAGGACCTGATTGCCATGACCAGCCCGTCCGCCCTCACACTCACCACCCTGCGCTCCGACGAGTTCACCTGCCCGAGCTGTGTGTCAAAGATCGAGAAGAAACTCTCCGGCCTGCCCGGTGTTGACCATGCCGAGGTGAAGTTCTCCTCCGGCCGCATCCTCGTCTCCCACGACCCGGAAGTGGTCAGTGTCCGGGAGCTCGTCCGCGCCGTCGCCGACGCCGGCTACACCGCCCGCCCCTCCACCATCTGACGCGGCCTCCTAACCCCCGCCGATCCCGGCTTCCCCGGGATCGGCGGGGGTTCCTCCGTCTGCGGACCACTGTCGGGACGATTGATCCACGTCAAGGAACCGGTCCGGCGGCGGCCATAACGTCAGAGCTGACACCACCTCCCCTCTCCCCAAAGGAGCACACCATGACCACCATCCCCCGCACCTGGGGCGTCGTCGCCGTCTCAGGGCTACTCATCATAGGATCATTCATCACCCCGTCCGGGTCCCTACTCTCCGATCTGCTCATGATCGCCGCCGCCGTCGTCG
Above is a window of Corynebacterium suedekumii DNA encoding:
- a CDS encoding Crp/Fnr family transcriptional regulator, translated to MSANPVRSNCARPHRCSLDTRLAAMARSPLTRDLTPEQHRAFDHHVSSWSWGVDDPIQVAGEEVDGSYLLVAGRARITRDTADGRQITVDIAAPGDIIGPLQTHSARAADSAWAMETTCGLFLPAAALGSVVTDYPAVGLAIIRLQQERLAQGRNREIAQATATVEERVAATLIHLDRKLGQTRRDGSRLLQVRLRRDDIAGMSGTTVESASRVLARMKKSGVIDSGREWTAITDHDALETLVPRS
- a CDS encoding heavy-metal-associated domain-containing protein, with the translated sequence MTSPSALTLTTLRSDEFTCPSCVSKIEKKLSGLPGVDHAEVKFSSGRILVSHDPEVVSVRELVRAVADAGYTARPSTI